The DNA window GGAGACGTTCCTGGTACCCACCACGGAGAGCTACCGAAGTCAGATCCTGGATCGTGCCACCGCGCTCGCGGAACGGAACCTCCCGCCGTCGGCGAGCTTCGATTAGCGCTCCCGCTCGCTGCCCCAGATCGGATCGCGCTTCTCGAGGAAGGCACTGATGCCTTCCTGCGCGTCGGCATTCGCGGCGTTGGCGGCCATGACCACCTTGGCCCGCGCGTAGGCCGTTTCCTCGCCGACGTCGATCTGGTCGTAGAACATCCGCTTACCGAGACCGACGACCCGCGGGCTGAAACACAGGATCTGCGCGACGAGCGCGTCGACCGCGGCGTCGAGCTCCGCGGCCGGTACGACCTCGTTCACCAATCCCCAGTCGAGCGCGGTGCGCGCGTCGATCGCCTGTCCGGTGAGGAGCATGTGCAACGCGCGACGACGCCCGATCACACGGGTGAGCGGCACCATGGGCGTGGAGCAGAACAAGCCGATCTTCACGCCGGGCGTAGCGAACCAGGCGTCCTCGGATGCAACGGCGAGATCGCACGCCGCCACGAGCTGGCAGCCGGCGGCGGTGGCGCCGCCGTGCACCTTCGCGATCACCGGCTGGGGTGTGTCGTGCACCGCGAGCATCAGCTCGGTGCAGACCGCGAAGAGCTCGTCGTAGAACGCCGCATCGCGCGCCACCATCTCGGAGAGATCGTGGCCGGCGGAGAACACCGGGCCCGTCGCCTCGACGATCACCACCTCGGTCTCGTGAGTCAGTGCACGCAGCGCGTCGAGCATCTGCTCCATGAGCCTGAGGCTGAGCGCGTTCCGGCGCTCCGGCCGGTCGAGGGCAATCCGCGTGACCCGACCGTCGTCGTGTACCGACAGATCTCCCATGAGTGCCCGAGCGTACCTCCGCACTCGTCAACTGGGGGTTGACGATCCGCACCCGTCAACCTATAGTTGACGGACCGGCGAACGGAGGGTCACCATGGCGCTGACGGTCACACTCGACGGTCTCATCCAGAGCGTCGTCCACGATGCCGCGAGCGACGACCTGCTCGACCAGCTCGCGACCGCCTCGGCGACGGCAGGGGACCTGGGGGACCTGGGCGACGCCCTCCTCGGCCACTTCGTCGACCGGTGCCGGCGCGACGGTCACTCCTGGGCCGAGATCGGTGGCTCGCTCGGCGTCACGAAGCAGGCCGTGCAGAAGCGCTTCGTCGCTCGCGCCGCCGTCCCGTTCATGATCGAGCGGTTCACGGTGCGCGCCCGGCGGGTGCTCGACGACGCCACGGAAGAGGCGCGCGCGCTGGGGCACAACTACCGCGGCACCGAGCACCTGCTGCTCGCGCTGTTCCACGATCCGGAAGGCCTTGCAGCCAAGGTGCTCGAGAGCATGCACATCACGCGCGCGGCTGTGGAACGCGAAGTGCTCGCGCACGTCACGCGCGGCGGGGGGGTACCCGCCGCCGATGTGCCGCCGTTGACGCCCCGCGCCGCGCGGGTGCTGGAACTGGCGGGGGAGTACGAGGCGCTCGACCTCGGTCACAACTACATCGGCACGGAGCACATCCTGCTCGGGCTGCTCCGCGAAGGAAATGGCCTGGCCGCTCGCGTGCTCACCGACCTGGCTGTCGATCACGCGAGCCTGAAGGCCAAGACGATCGAGCTGCTCTCGGGCTATGGCGCGAGCTCCACCACACCCTGATCGCCGTCGACGGTGACGAGCTGACCCTCGCGAATCACCTTGGTCGCCTCACGCGTCATGAACACCGCGGGGATCCGGTACTCGCGCGTTACGACCGCCGAGTGTTGGAACACACCGCCGGCGTCGAGGACGAGACCGCCGAGCAGCGGGAAGATCGGCGTCCAGGCCTCTCCGACGATCGACGCGACGAGCACGTCGCCGGGGCGAACGTCGGGCGGTGCGAGCTGCGCCATCACCACGCGGGCCGGGCCGGTCGCGCGCCCGGGAGACGCGGCGATCCCGCGCAGGACCGAACCGTCGAGCCCGGTGCCCTCGATCGCGCCGAAACCGGACATCGGGAAGCCACCGCCCACTCCCGGACCGTCTGCGGCACCGATGGTGCGGGGCGGGCGGTGCCGCGCGCGGTAGTCGCGTTCGGCGGCACGCTCCCGCACCAGCTCTCGGGTGTTCGTAGGACCAGCGCCATTCGCGATCGCTCGCAGCTCGGCGAGCGACAGGTGAAAGACGTCGTCGGGCGCATCGAGGAGCCCGTCGGCCACGAGCACGGTGCCGAGCCCGTAAACCGCCTCCCGCAGGTATCCGCCGCAGGCCTGCTCCATGAGATGGTTGTGATCCTCGGTCGTGCGCGATTCGCACACCACGCGGCGGAGCTCGAACTCGAACCGAGCGAGCGCGTCGGGATCCGAGGCGAGCCCTCGACGGACCGAACGCTCGAGGCTGCGCCGTTCCCGGCGGATGTCGCGGCCGCGCGCGTCGAGCACGTCGAGATCCTGGCGTGTGTACGACGCGATGATCCCGAGCGGGATCGACGGTTCCATGCCCCACGTCGGCGACGTGAAATTCGCGACGCTGCCCATGCCCATCCCGGTGCGGAGGCCATGGCCGCGCTGGATCCGGGCGAAGGACGCCCGGAAGTCCGCGGCGGCCGGCCGTTGCCGAACGTCGGGATCGTCGAGGCGCGCCCAGGCGCGTTGGTCGAAGATCTCGAGGAGCACAGGATCCGCTTGCACGATGCGCGCGGTCTTCCGGAGCGAGGTGATCAGGCGGGTCGTCCGGTTCGTGAGTGCCTGGAGGAAGATCGGCGCTTCGGTTGCGGGTCGCCCGGTGATGTCGGTGTAGGTCTTTGTCCAGTCAGGCCGGCCGAAGCTCCGCATCCGCCAGTGGAGGTTTCCCATCGCGTCCGCATGCACAGCCATCGCGAGCTCGAGATGATCGACATGCTGTGTCAGCGCACGGCCGCGCGGTTTCGTGCGTCGTAACTCAGCGAGACGCCCGAGGAGCACCGGCTCGATCTCGGCTTCGAAGATGGAAGTGCCGAGGCGGGTGTAGTGGTCGTCGAGATCGGTGAGTTGTTGCTGGCGGGCCGCGACTTCGTCCTCGGGAGTGTCCGGCCCGCGGACGTAGGGCCAGCCGTCGACGAACCTGAGGATGTGCATGCGCATCATCGGGGAACCGGTTTCGGCGAAGCCGATCCGCTGGCGTGCCGCGCTCGCGGTCATGATGTCGCGCTCCAGCAGGAGCGACGGACTCGCGCCACGCAGCATCCACTGGTAGGTGGCATCTGTCGGATCGTCCCAGACAACCGGGAAGTCGTCGTCCGCAGCGTCCAATCCGGTGATCGGGCGGGCTTGCAGCGCGTACACCGCGTCGCGGTACAACGCGAACTCGATGTCACGGTGGTCGCCGAACAGCGTGCGGAGCGCGGAGGCAAGCTCACCGAGATCGGAGAGCGCACGTTCGTCGAGTGCCGCGACAGCTCGCCTCGCTTCGGGAACCGCGACGGTGCGTAACCCGTCGTCGTCGATCACGACCATCGAGTCCTTGTAGGCGAGGTTCCGCTCGGTCTCCTGGCCCGTGTCGGCGTGCAACCGGTGCCGGTCGACCGGCACCAGGCCGGCGACGACGCCTTCTCCGAGACCGAGGGCGACGTTCACGACGTGCAGACCGTCGTCGCCCGAGATCGGGTCTCGCGTGAACAGCACACCCGCGGCCTCCGCGGGAAGGAGCTCCTGCACGATCACGGCCATCGCGAGCGCGCGGTGATCCACACCGAGCCGCGCCCGATACGCGACCGCACGGGTGCTGAACAGCGACGCCCAGACCCGCAGCACCGCGGCAACGAGATCGTCGGCTCTGCGTACGCCGAGCACCGAGTCGTACTGGCCGGCAAAGCTCGCGACGCCCAGGTCTTCCGCGGTCGCCGACGACCGCACCGCGACCATCGGGGAACCCAGCGTTGCATACGCCACGCCGAGTTCCTCACCGAGCTCTTCGGCAAGATCGCTCGCGGTGATCAGCGAGCGCACCCGGTCGCAGGTTTCCTCGAGCGTCGCGGGATCGGCGTTCTCGGTTGCACGCAGCAGAACGGCAATGCGATCCTGGTTCACCGCGACCACTTCGTGGAACGCGGCGGCCTCGATCACGAAACCTGCGGGCACCGCGATCCCCGCGCGCGTCATCGTCGCGAGCGCGGCGGCTTTCGCGCCCACGCGCGCCGCATCGGTTGCGTCGACGCTGTCGAGAGGGAGAAGCGGCGAGCTCAAGAGTTGCGGACGCTATCGCGCCGCGCTTTTGGTGAGGGCAATCGGTCACGGCGATTGCTCCGGCGCCGAAGGGGGCCGGCCCCTGCCCTTACCTGCCGACCGGCCCCCTTTCCGGCGCCGAACCTCTGCGAGTGTCTATTCCAGATGCGCGCTCCGAGCGTGCATTCAGCCTTTCCTTGTGGCGAAAGTCACGGACCTGCGAGCGAACCACTGGAGCGAACCACTAGAACGTGCCGGTGGCGAAGACGCTCGAGCGACTGCGCGGGGTCGGCGCAATGCGCGACCGGGCATTCGGGCATGCCGACGAGAAGCCGTTCCGTCGACTCACGGGTGACTGGATCCGCCTCGCGTCCGCGACCGTGCTGCTGTTCCTGAGCGCGCGCCATGTCGGCGATGCACCTGACTACGAGCAGGACGCGGCGCGATTCTTCGCGCAGCTTCCCGACGGGATCCGCGGGTTCTTCGAAGCACTCAGCCGGCTCGGATCACTCTGGGCCGTCTTGCTGGTGGTGGCCGCCGCGTTTCTCGCGCGGCGGTGGCGTTTGGCTGTCATCCTCGCGATCGCCGGCGTGGCCGCGTGGTTCTT is part of the Acidimicrobiia bacterium genome and encodes:
- a CDS encoding enoyl-CoA hydratase, with the protein product MGDLSVHDDGRVTRIALDRPERRNALSLRLMEQMLDALRALTHETEVVIVEATGPVFSAGHDLSEMVARDAAFYDELFAVCTELMLAVHDTPQPVIAKVHGGATAAGCQLVAACDLAVASEDAWFATPGVKIGLFCSTPMVPLTRVIGRRRALHMLLTGQAIDARTALDWGLVNEVVPAAELDAAVDALVAQILCFSPRVVGLGKRMFYDQIDVGEETAYARAKVVMAANAANADAQEGISAFLEKRDPIWGSERER
- a CDS encoding Clp protease N-terminal domain-containing protein, with the translated sequence MALTVTLDGLIQSVVHDAASDDLLDQLATASATAGDLGDLGDALLGHFVDRCRRDGHSWAEIGGSLGVTKQAVQKRFVARAAVPFMIERFTVRARRVLDDATEEARALGHNYRGTEHLLLALFHDPEGLAAKVLESMHITRAAVEREVLAHVTRGGGVPAADVPPLTPRAARVLELAGEYEALDLGHNYIGTEHILLGLLREGNGLAARVLTDLAVDHASLKAKTIELLSGYGASSTTP
- a CDS encoding PEP/pyruvate-binding domain-containing protein encodes the protein MSSPLLPLDSVDATDAARVGAKAAALATMTRAGIAVPAGFVIEAAAFHEVVAVNQDRIAVLLRATENADPATLEETCDRVRSLITASDLAEELGEELGVAYATLGSPMVAVRSSATAEDLGVASFAGQYDSVLGVRRADDLVAAVLRVWASLFSTRAVAYRARLGVDHRALAMAVIVQELLPAEAAGVLFTRDPISGDDGLHVVNVALGLGEGVVAGLVPVDRHRLHADTGQETERNLAYKDSMVVIDDDGLRTVAVPEARRAVAALDERALSDLGELASALRTLFGDHRDIEFALYRDAVYALQARPITGLDAADDDFPVVWDDPTDATYQWMLRGASPSLLLERDIMTASAARQRIGFAETGSPMMRMHILRFVDGWPYVRGPDTPEDEVAARQQQLTDLDDHYTRLGTSIFEAEIEPVLLGRLAELRRTKPRGRALTQHVDHLELAMAVHADAMGNLHWRMRSFGRPDWTKTYTDITGRPATEAPIFLQALTNRTTRLITSLRKTARIVQADPVLLEIFDQRAWARLDDPDVRQRPAAADFRASFARIQRGHGLRTGMGMGSVANFTSPTWGMEPSIPLGIIASYTRQDLDVLDARGRDIRRERRSLERSVRRGLASDPDALARFEFELRRVVCESRTTEDHNHLMEQACGGYLREAVYGLGTVLVADGLLDAPDDVFHLSLAELRAIANGAGPTNTRELVRERAAERDYRARHRPPRTIGAADGPGVGGGFPMSGFGAIEGTGLDGSVLRGIAASPGRATGPARVVMAQLAPPDVRPGDVLVASIVGEAWTPIFPLLGGLVLDAGGVFQHSAVVTREYRIPAVFMTREATKVIREGQLVTVDGDQGVVELAP